Part of the Pseudooceanicola algae genome is shown below.
TTTCATCCTGGGCGCCTACATGACCCTGACGGATGTGCCCTTCGAGGACTTCGGCGAAGGCTCCTTCGACAAGGGGATCTATTTCTCCGTGCCATTCACCTGGCTCTGGGGCAAACCTTCGCCGCGCAATTACTCTGCGGTCTGGAAACCGATCAACGGGGACGGGGGCGCCCGGATGCAGATCTCGGATCGCCTCTATGATCGGGTGCGCAGCGCCCAGAGCAGAGAGCTGCAGGACAGCTGGGGGAGGTTCTGGCGGTGAGGGTATCCTTGTTCCCTGCCCGTGGCCGTGGCCGCCCGGTTTTTCGGGGGCTGGCCCTGGTCCTGTCGTCCGCGCTGGCGCTGGCCGGCTGCGGCATCGGTGAGGGCGCAGACACGGGCCCCGGCACCGCGCGCGATCCGTCCTTCCTCGACGCCTTCCTACCCTGGGGGCCGGATGGGGCCGTGCCCACGGCACGTTATGCCGCGCTGGAAACGGCCGGGGTGCCGGTCATGCAGGTCAGCGACCTGCAGAGCGGCGCGCGTTATCCGCTGCGCCGGGTGGCGCGGTCCGCCGATGGGGTCACCGCCTGGCTGGCCCCCGACGGCAGCGGTTTCTCCTTCCGGAATGGTATCCTGGTGGCCACGCGTGGCACCGGCGATGACCTGATGTCGGCGGATGTCTCGGGGCTGGCGGATCTGCTGGCACGTGGCCAGTCCGGCCGGGCAGAGCGGTTCCACAGCCGGTTGGATGGTCAGAACCAGGTGGTCCTGACGAGCTACGTCTGTGATGTGAGCCGCAGCCCCGCAGAGGGCGGTATCATCGTCAGCGAAGATTGTGCTGGTGCCGAAGAGGGGCTGGTGAATACGTTTCTTTTGACCCCCTCCGGGGATATGTTTCAGTCCAATCAACTTGGCTTTCAGTTTGAAAGCATGAACCCATGAACAAGATGTGCTGCGTTTTCGACGCCACTTTTTAGCGACCTGAAAAGGAATTTCTTATGCGGTGCCTGACAGTAGCGCTTTGTCTGCTTACCCTCGCAGGGTGTGGGGTGGTCTACCGGAGTCCCACGGTAAGCTCTGCTTCCAACAGTGGCAGTGCGGTGCGCGTCCTGCCGATCACGCCGCAGAACGTCCTGATTGCGAACCGGTCTTCCTATCGGCCGCGCACCCTGCCGGCGATCTTCTCGCAAACCTCGGGCGGCGGTAGCGCCTTGCGCGGGGCCGGGGCCCTGCCGGAACCGGCGGTCAGCCAGACCTCGCGCCCCGAAGGCATGGCGATGCGGGTGCCGCCGCCCGTTTCCTCCGGTCCCTACCGGATCGGCGTCGGTGACGTGCTGCTGCTTGCCACCCCCCAGGTTGGCAATACCGTCGAGCAGCTGACCGGCCTGCTGGCCGCCCAGAATGCGCGCCAAGGCTACACGGTGCAGGATGACGGCGCGATCGCCATTCCCAACGTGGGCCGCGTGCAGGTCAACAGCCTGACCCTGGAAGATGCCGAGGCCGAGCTGTTCCAGCGCCTGGTCGAAAACCAGATCGACCCGACTTTCAGCCTGGAGGTCTCCGAGTTCAATTCCAAGAAGGTATCGATCGGCGGCGCCGTGGCCCGCCCGGCCGTGGCCCCGGTCACGCTGACCCCGCTCTACCTGGACGAAGCCCTGGCCGCTGCGGGCGGGATCACGGTGACGGATCAGGATTATGCCTCGGTGCGGATCTACCGCGACGGTGAGCTGTATCAGATCCCGCTGACCGAGCTTTACTCCAACAACGGGCTGCAGCGCATCCAGCTGGTCGATGGAGACAGTGTCTTCGTGGATACCGAGTATGACCTCGACATGGCCCAGGCCTATTTCGAAGAGCAGATCCGGCTGGCCGAATACCGTCAGGATGCCCGGATCGCCGCGCTGGATGCGCTGGATACCGAGGTGGCCATCCGCCGGGCGGACCTGAAGGAAGCGCGGGACAACTACATTTCCCGAACCGACCTCGGGGCCGTGGAACGCGACTATGTCTACCTGACCGGCGAGGTCACGCGCCAGAGCCGCTTCGCGCTGCCCTTCGAACAGACTGCGGTGCTGGCGGATGCGCTTTACAGCACCGGCGGCATGCCGACCGAAACCGGCGACGCAAGCCAGATCTACGTGTTGCGCGGTTCGGATGATCCGCGGGAATTCGCAGCCGTCACCGCCTGGCGGCTGGACGGCAGCGAGGCGACCAACCTGCTGCTGACGACCCGATTCGAGCTGCGGCCGAACGACATCATCTTCATCGCCGAGCAGCCGATCACCCGTTGGAACCGTGTCATCCAGCAGTTCGTGCCCTCGCTGATCACCACGCCTGTCTCAGTTGTCGCAAACTGACCTGGTGTTGGCCGGAACCTGTTCGGGACCTGGCATGGCGGGCGCAGACCGGAACGCCCCCGGCCCATGCAATCCCCTTGGAGGGAGGCCTGGGCCGGGGGGCGGTATTTTCCGGTAACGCTCTGTTCCGACGGCAGGACATCCTGCCCGCTCCGGGACAAAATCGTGGAGTATATAGGCAGAATTCCGCGTCTTGGGGTGGGTCATGCTGGCGAAGGCGTCTTTGTCTTGAAGAACGTCTTGCCTTTAAGCAGGTGATAGCAAGGAGATAGACCAAGTTGGCCGCGGATGCGGGGGAGAGGTATCCCCTTGTATGGATTCAAGCCCCGCCATCGGATATCTATGTTAGCTTGAGACAAGAGTTTTTTTGGCTTGGATAAGTAAGACAAGTATTATGAACCAGACATTTCCAACACGGGTTCCCTCAACGGCTTCAGGCACGCCCGACGGGGGCGCGGCGGATTTCATTGATCTTGGCCGCATTCTTCAGACCCTGTGGCGTGGCAAGTTCGCAATCCTGGCGGCGATGGTGATCGGGGCGATCTGTGCTGGCTATTATGCCTTCGCCGTGGCGACGCCGCTTTATCGTTCGACCAGCGTGGTGATGCTCAACAACCGCGAAGAGCAGGTCGTGGACATCGAAAGCGTGCTCGGCGGGCTGTCTCCGGACCGGCTCGTGATCAATTCCGAGGTCGAGATCCTCAACAGCCGCAGCCTGAATGGCCAGGTGGTCGACGCGCTGAACCTGACAGAGGATCCGGAATTCAACGGGGCCCTGCGTCCGGCCAGCCTGACGGAACGCCTGCGTCAGTCCGTTTCGGGACTGATCGGCACCGGCGACGGCACGACGCTTTCGGAGGCCGAGCGTGAGGCGCGGGAGAGGGAAGCGACGATCAACGCCCTCCAGCAGGCGGTGACCGTTCGCAACGTCCCGACAACCCTTGTCTTCGACATCACGGCCAAGTCCGAAAGCCCCCGCAAGGCGGCATTGATCGCGGATACGGTTGCCCAGCTCTATATCGAGGAACAGCTCGCGGTGAAATTTGCCGCGACGGAACAGGCGACGAGCTGGTTGTCCGACCGCGTGGCCGAACTTCGTGTCGAGCTGGAAGATTCCGAGGCCAAGGTGACCAGCTTCAACCTGGGCGCCGAGCTGATCAACCAGGAAACGCTGAGGGGGCTGGAACGCCAGCTCAAGGAACTGCGGGACCGCATTGCCGAGCGCAGCAGCAGCCTTGACCAGCTGCGGGAGCAACTGGCGCGGATTCAGGCGGCCGATACGCCACTGGCCAAGGCCGAGGCCTCCGGTGATGCCCAGTTGCAGCGCATGATCAGCCAGGGGGGCGCCGATGATCCGGCCTTCGCCATCCGGCTCGAGCAGGTGATTGCAAGACTGGATATCGACGTGCAGCGCGGCGAAACACAGCTGCAGGCGCTGTCCACTTCGGAAACCGAACTGGGGAACCAGATCGACCGGCAGGGGGCAGATCTGCTGACCCTGCAGCAGCTGACACGCGAGGCCGAGGCCAGCCGGCTGCTCTACGAATATTTCCTGTCTCGTCTGAAGCAGACATCCGCGCAACGCGGGATCCAGCAGGCGGACAGTCGTCAGCTGTCCACCGCGATCGTGCCGGTGTCCCCCTTCGAGCCGCGCAAGTCCATGATGATGGTCATCGGTGCCATGCTGGGGCTGTTCGTGAGCGCCGCGCTGCTTCTGATCCGGGAATCCCGGAACAATACATTCCGCGAAGCCGAGACCCTTGAGGGCCTGTCGGGTTATTCGGTGCTCGGCAACATTCCCCTGCTGCCTGCACGTCGGCGCAAGGATGCCCTGGAATATCTCGCCTCGCGACCCACCTCTGCGGCGGCCGAGGCGATCCGGAACCTGCGGACCTCGGTGCTACTGTCCAATATCGACTCGCCGCCCCAGGTCATCATGATGACCTCCTCGCTGCCCGGGGAAGGCAAGACCACGCTGTCCCTGGCCCTGTCCCAGAGCTTTGGCGGCATGGGCAAGAAGGTGCTGCTGATCGAAGGCGATATCCGTCGCCGGGTCTTTTCGCAGTATTTCGACATCGCCGATGATGCGCCCGGACTGGTTGCCGTGCTCGACCGGAGCACGGCTTTGAAAGATGCGGTGGTCCACAACGCACGGGTGGGTGCGGATATCCTGATCGGGGACAAGACCAGCACAAATGCGGCCGATCTGTTCTCGTCTGAGAGCTTCGCCACGGTGCTGCGGGAAGCGCGCGAACAGTACGACCAGATCATTATCGATACGCCGCCGGTACTCATCGTGCCGGATGCCCGGGTAATCGCGCATCAGTGCGACGCGGTGATCTTCACGGTGAAATGGGATCATACCTCGCACCCGCAGGTGCTTTCGGCGCTGAAGATGTTCGAGAGCGTGAACCTGCAGATCAGCGGTCTGGCCCTGAACCAGATCAATCCGAAGGGGTTGAACCGCTATGGATATGGCGGAAAATCAGGGGCTTATAGCCAGTACGCCTATACGGGCTATGGTAAGAACTACTACACCAACTGACCTAGACGATCACCGCCCTGATGCAGGGTCCGGGGCGGTGATTGCAAGGCCGCCGCCGTACCCGGTCGCACGGCCTCCGCGGGTTTCAGGGGCTCAGGCGCGTATCCAGACGCCCTGGTAGCCGATGAAGTTTGCGACCTGCCCCGGCCCCATCAGGAGATCGTTGGCCAGGCTCACATTCGCAGTCGTCGTGCGCAGCGTATACCCGAAGCTGGGGCTGCGGATCGAGATCGTGAGCCTTTGCCCCTCATGGGCAGGGGCGGTGAGCGACGAGAGGTCGACATCCGTCGAGTGCGTATTGGCCATCAGGAGCAGCAGGTTGGTTTCGAACCGGCCGCGCCAGATGACATTCTTTGCCCCGCCCGCTGCAGAGGCATAGGCCATGATTGAGGGCAGGGGGTGGCCGCTGCCATGGGTGCGCACATTGGCCAGGCCGATGGCACCCGGGATCCGGTTGGCAAAGACATCCCAGCCCGAGGACTGGTTGAGCACCTGGACGGGGGAATCCGTCAGCAGATCATGGATGATGATCCGGGCACTGCTCTCGCTTCCGAGATCCCCGACATAGAAGGTCGGGGCATTGCGGATCCGGGCATGATCGATGACCACGTCCCCGGCGGGCCCTTTCTGGCGCACGATGCGCGGCGTCGCCGCGGTGGAATGTTGCATGTCCCAGTCGAGATGGCTGCATTCGATCCGGCAATTTTCCTGGTAGAAGATCGCCCCCGTGTAATCGGTTTGCGGCGCGTATTCGATGTCCAGCCGCGAGACCAGCACATCAACACCTGAGGAGTGGATGATCGGGTTCCCGTAATCGCTGATTGTGGCGCGCATGGCCATGCGGATACGCGAGGGCTGCGAGGAATCGCTGTCAAAGCGCACGAGGTCGGTCTGCATGCCCTGTTGCAGGTCCGGCCGTCTGTAGATCACATCGATGTCATGTTCGCCGCGCCCGTCGCCGACCACCTTGACGGTTACGCAGGCCTGGGCCTCCACATCGGCACGCAGCGTATGTCCCTCACCACGCAGTTGCACCCCGAAGAGCGAGGCCAGCATGCCGCTGTAGCCCTGCGAGACGGTCACGTCGAAATGGCAGCGCAGCGCATCGGAATGGGTATCGAAGGCGTAGTGCTCGCAATCCGCACCGATCCCTTGGATGACGGCGCCGATCACACCGCCGTAGCGTGCCATTTCCGAGCTCGGCGGGGTGCTGATCCCGCGGGCGCCGGTCGTGTAGACATGGCGGCACTTGGACCCGAAAAGGTCGGTATGTTTGCCACCGGTGCAGCCGTATTCCACCATCACGTAGCCGAAGGCATTGTAGCGCTCGGCCGTCGAGGTGCGCAGGTTCGTACCATAGATTCCTTGGGTCTTCGGCTTGTAGCAGCTGAACAACTCAAGATGCGACGCCGCGCCGAAATGGGTGCCGACATTGCGCAGCTCGGGCTGGACGGCCCCGGTGATCAGGATATGGGAGGTGTTGATTTCGGGATCGAATCCCTCGGTGTCGGAGCATTCCAGATTTTCGATCCGCACAGGCATGTCGGTGAGCCTGGCCAAGCGGGTGTTGGTCTGGAAATGCTGCCACATGGCCGGGGGCTGCGAGGTTAGGATGTACTTCCCTTCGGAGATGCCGTCCACGCGGATGCTTTCGCCGCAATACTCGTTGTCGTCGGGGTCGCTCCAGGGAATATAATCGTCTGAGACGACCTTCATCACGTCCCCGACCTGCACGTCCAAGGTCGAGAAATCCGTGGAAAACAGGGTTACCCGCCCGCCCACGGTCGGAGAGTTCTGTCGCTGCCAGTTGCCGGAGTTGGTGCCGAACTGCCATTTGTTATCCGGGATGATCTGCGCGGTGGAGGTCACCTCGAGGTTGGACCCGTTCATGGTCGCGCTGAGCTCGGCGTTGGTAACCGTCGAGGAGGCATAGCGCGATCCCGCCCCCGAGGAGCCGTTAATGGCATCCTTGAGGTTGACCAGGCTCTGGGTCCGGGACGAGCCGATCAGCACATCGTTCGGCGCACTTAGGTTGGTCACGAAACGA
Proteins encoded:
- a CDS encoding YjbF family lipoprotein, encoding MRVSLFPARGRGRPVFRGLALVLSSALALAGCGIGEGADTGPGTARDPSFLDAFLPWGPDGAVPTARYAALETAGVPVMQVSDLQSGARYPLRRVARSADGVTAWLAPDGSGFSFRNGILVATRGTGDDLMSADVSGLADLLARGQSGRAERFHSRLDGQNQVVLTSYVCDVSRSPAEGGIIVSEDCAGAEEGLVNTFLLTPSGDMFQSNQLGFQFESMNP
- a CDS encoding polysaccharide biosynthesis/export family protein, translating into MRCLTVALCLLTLAGCGVVYRSPTVSSASNSGSAVRVLPITPQNVLIANRSSYRPRTLPAIFSQTSGGGSALRGAGALPEPAVSQTSRPEGMAMRVPPPVSSGPYRIGVGDVLLLATPQVGNTVEQLTGLLAAQNARQGYTVQDDGAIAIPNVGRVQVNSLTLEDAEAELFQRLVENQIDPTFSLEVSEFNSKKVSIGGAVARPAVAPVTLTPLYLDEALAAAGGITVTDQDYASVRIYRDGELYQIPLTELYSNNGLQRIQLVDGDSVFVDTEYDLDMAQAYFEEQIRLAEYRQDARIAALDALDTEVAIRRADLKEARDNYISRTDLGAVERDYVYLTGEVTRQSRFALPFEQTAVLADALYSTGGMPTETGDASQIYVLRGSDDPREFAAVTAWRLDGSEATNLLLTTRFELRPNDIIFIAEQPITRWNRVIQQFVPSLITTPVSVVAN
- a CDS encoding GumC family protein, coding for MNQTFPTRVPSTASGTPDGGAADFIDLGRILQTLWRGKFAILAAMVIGAICAGYYAFAVATPLYRSTSVVMLNNREEQVVDIESVLGGLSPDRLVINSEVEILNSRSLNGQVVDALNLTEDPEFNGALRPASLTERLRQSVSGLIGTGDGTTLSEAEREAREREATINALQQAVTVRNVPTTLVFDITAKSESPRKAALIADTVAQLYIEEQLAVKFAATEQATSWLSDRVAELRVELEDSEAKVTSFNLGAELINQETLRGLERQLKELRDRIAERSSSLDQLREQLARIQAADTPLAKAEASGDAQLQRMISQGGADDPAFAIRLEQVIARLDIDVQRGETQLQALSTSETELGNQIDRQGADLLTLQQLTREAEASRLLYEYFLSRLKQTSAQRGIQQADSRQLSTAIVPVSPFEPRKSMMMVIGAMLGLFVSAALLLIRESRNNTFREAETLEGLSGYSVLGNIPLLPARRRKDALEYLASRPTSAAAEAIRNLRTSVLLSNIDSPPQVIMMTSSLPGEGKTTLSLALSQSFGGMGKKVLLIEGDIRRRVFSQYFDIADDAPGLVAVLDRSTALKDAVVHNARVGADILIGDKTSTNAADLFSSESFATVLREAREQYDQIIIDTPPVLIVPDARVIAHQCDAVIFTVKWDHTSHPQVLSALKMFESVNLQISGLALNQINPKGLNRYGYGGKSGAYSQYAYTGYGKNYYTN